The Polycladomyces zharkentensis genome includes a window with the following:
- the recD2 gene encoding SF1B family DNA helicase RecD2: MQQSGLDLWGEQYLKGAVIQEIYHNEENGFGVYLLKILEASELTDQSETVVVGHLFRPHPDEVLTCYGQWVQHPKYGRQFQVQRVKKEWPRSEEAVVKYLSSGLFPGVGRKTAEKIVQHLGPAALEKISANPDILTEVPGITSARVRTIADNIRENQTLEQAMVYLYEFGIGPALALKIVQTYKEETMNVLRENPYRLIEDVEGIGFRRADEIARQAGVAQDSPARFQAAVLYVVKEAAYTYGHVYVTPEQLLAEVKELLGEDASLFDDRARQLLDQMVTEERLVEAEGHFYLPSLYYAEHGFALRVRLLMEQKVPTFPAQEIYRAIGELEEELGVAYADRQRDAMMEAVSSPLMILTGGPGTGKTTVIRGICHLFARLHECSLDPAVYEGTDRPYPIRLVAPTGRAAKRMSEATGLPAMTIHRLLGWKGDFFERNADNPIEGSLLIVDEVSMMDIWLANQLFRAIPKGMQVVLVGDQDQLPSVGPGQVLQHLLQVEDIPRVELTEIFRQEEGSSIITLAHALKKGEVPADLVQPMPDRRFFPCTQEQVVDVVLQTYQQAIKKGYTLFDVQVLAPMYKGPAGVNRINRAIQETVNPKRDGVREIIWGETVFRVGDKVLQLVNHPEYPIYNGDMGVIIAIEETAATDEPVCWVRFDRLEVPYKRNQLNQLSLAYACSVHKAQGSEFPIVIFPVVHAYRRMLRRNLIYTAVTRSKSYLILCGEREAIHMGVQQIRGDERNSHLVELLRRWHQPPA, translated from the coding sequence ATGCAACAATCCGGGCTCGACCTTTGGGGGGAACAGTATCTCAAAGGTGCCGTCATCCAGGAGATTTACCACAATGAAGAGAACGGCTTCGGGGTGTATCTGCTGAAAATCCTTGAAGCTTCGGAGCTGACGGATCAATCGGAAACCGTCGTGGTGGGTCATCTGTTTCGCCCGCATCCGGATGAGGTGTTGACCTGTTACGGACAATGGGTGCAACACCCCAAATATGGACGGCAGTTCCAGGTTCAGCGAGTGAAAAAGGAGTGGCCCCGATCGGAAGAAGCCGTCGTCAAATATCTGTCCAGTGGACTTTTTCCCGGTGTCGGCAGGAAAACGGCGGAAAAAATCGTCCAACATCTGGGGCCGGCGGCACTGGAGAAGATCAGCGCCAATCCGGATATTCTGACGGAAGTACCGGGGATAACTTCGGCACGGGTCCGGACCATCGCCGACAACATCCGGGAGAACCAGACATTGGAACAGGCGATGGTGTATTTGTACGAGTTCGGGATCGGGCCCGCTTTGGCCTTGAAAATCGTACAGACATACAAGGAAGAGACCATGAACGTCCTGCGTGAAAATCCATACCGGCTGATCGAGGATGTTGAAGGGATCGGTTTTCGACGGGCGGATGAAATTGCCCGTCAGGCCGGAGTGGCGCAGGATTCCCCGGCTCGTTTTCAGGCGGCGGTTTTGTATGTCGTCAAAGAAGCCGCATACACTTACGGGCATGTCTACGTGACCCCGGAACAGCTGTTGGCGGAAGTGAAGGAGCTGTTGGGAGAAGACGCCTCCCTGTTTGATGATCGTGCCCGTCAGCTGTTGGATCAAATGGTGACGGAAGAACGGTTGGTGGAAGCGGAAGGGCATTTCTATCTGCCGTCTCTGTATTACGCGGAGCACGGATTCGCTTTGCGTGTACGGCTGTTGATGGAGCAGAAAGTGCCCACTTTCCCGGCACAGGAAATCTACCGGGCGATTGGTGAGTTGGAAGAGGAGCTGGGAGTGGCGTATGCCGACCGGCAACGGGATGCGATGATGGAAGCTGTTTCTTCTCCCCTGATGATTTTGACGGGGGGACCCGGTACCGGGAAAACCACTGTCATACGCGGGATTTGTCATCTGTTTGCCCGTTTGCATGAGTGCTCGCTTGATCCTGCCGTTTATGAAGGGACCGACCGGCCTTACCCGATCCGACTGGTTGCGCCCACGGGCAGAGCAGCGAAGCGGATGTCGGAGGCGACAGGCCTCCCGGCGATGACCATCCATCGCCTGCTGGGGTGGAAAGGGGACTTTTTTGAGCGAAATGCGGACAATCCCATTGAGGGATCGTTGCTGATCGTCGACGAGGTGTCGATGATGGACATCTGGTTGGCCAACCAATTGTTCCGGGCGATTCCCAAAGGCATGCAAGTGGTGTTGGTGGGAGATCAGGATCAACTCCCCTCGGTCGGTCCCGGCCAAGTACTTCAACATTTGTTGCAGGTGGAGGACATTCCGCGCGTGGAGCTGACGGAGATATTCCGGCAGGAAGAAGGCTCTTCCATCATCACGTTGGCACACGCATTGAAAAAGGGAGAAGTACCGGCCGATCTGGTCCAACCCATGCCGGATCGCCGATTTTTCCCTTGCACCCAGGAACAGGTTGTCGATGTGGTGCTCCAAACGTACCAGCAAGCCATCAAAAAGGGATATACGTTGTTTGACGTGCAGGTGTTGGCTCCGATGTACAAAGGCCCCGCCGGTGTGAATCGCATCAACCGGGCGATTCAGGAAACGGTTAATCCCAAACGGGACGGCGTCCGGGAAATTATCTGGGGTGAAACCGTTTTCCGCGTCGGGGACAAAGTGCTTCAGCTGGTCAACCATCCGGAATATCCCATTTACAACGGGGATATGGGTGTCATCATCGCAATTGAGGAAACGGCGGCGACTGACGAGCCGGTCTGTTGGGTGCGGTTCGATCGGCTGGAGGTGCCATACAAACGCAATCAACTGAATCAGCTTTCATTGGCCTACGCTTGTTCCGTCCACAAAGCACAAGGATCGGAGTTTCCCATCGTCATATTCCCCGTGGTCCACGCTTACAGGCGAATGCTCAGACGCAACCTGATCTACACGGCGGTGACGCGCAGCAAATCGTATTTGATTCTGTGTGGAGAGCGGGAAGCCATTCATATGGGTGTCCAGCAGATTCGTGGAGATGAGCGCAACAGCCATTTGGTCGAATTGTTGCGGCGTTGGCATCAACCCCCAGCGTAG
- a CDS encoding PRC-barrel domain-containing protein yields the protein MRKSQDVIGLPVYHVQTGRHLGIVRDLLFDETQRLCGLLLEDGGAFKPGRYLPSERIGAIGTDAVMADSEPIPFFSPQALRRWTGMLTGQRKLRGRPVMTEHGHALGMVEDVYFLENAGTLVGYELSDGWWSDWREGRKVLRTPLIWGEEIMIAPAVGWQMDE from the coding sequence TTGCGAAAATCCCAAGATGTCATCGGTTTGCCGGTGTATCATGTGCAAACAGGTCGGCATTTGGGGATCGTCCGGGATCTGCTGTTTGATGAAACGCAACGGCTGTGCGGGTTGTTGCTGGAGGACGGCGGTGCATTCAAACCCGGGCGGTATCTCCCTTCCGAACGGATTGGTGCCATCGGTACGGATGCGGTGATGGCGGACAGCGAACCGATCCCCTTTTTCTCTCCTCAAGCGCTCCGGCGATGGACGGGCATGTTGACGGGACAGCGAAAATTGCGTGGACGACCCGTGATGACGGAACATGGACACGCATTGGGAATGGTGGAGGACGTCTATTTTCTGGAAAATGCGGGAACGCTGGTAGGGTACGAACTGTCCGACGGTTGGTGGTCCGATTGGCGGGAGGGACGGAAAGTCCTTCGCACCCCTTTGATTTGGGGAGAAGAGATCATGATCGCCCCCGCCGTCGGTTGGCAAATGGATGAGTGA